The nucleotide window CTTTCACGGCTCTCTTTTGCAATCCCTATTCGTCTAAGTATACTAAGTTATTAACCCGTCACCCTACACTTTTATACATACAATGTATCAATATTGTTAAGTGCATATTTAATAGGGCTAAAAAAAAAAAGAAAAACCTTTCAGGAACTCAGGTACCTCCACGATAAGACTATGCCTATCCCTGACAGTATTACCGCAAACAAGACCAAGTAAGTGAAGTCCAATACTAAGTTAGTGTTTATCCCCAACAACATCCCCCTTACTACAGCGTTTGAGTACGTCAGCGGGTTTACCTCCGCCACGGGCTTCAACCAGAAAGGCATCGACTTTATCGGGTAAAACGCGTTGCTGGTGAAGAGTAAGGGCAAGTTCAGTAGGTTCATTATCGCCATCTGTGACTGCCACGAGCTAGCCCTTATTGCTAGCATCAGGAAGAGCGACGAGAGCCCGAAGGACATCAGGAAGAGCCCCGCATAGGCACCGAGGAAGTCCATAGCGTTTATGCCCGGGTAGAAACTCATACCCAGAAGTACCCCTACGGCTAGCACAATTGTAGCTTGCACTAACGACCTTATCACCGAGGAGAGGACTTTACTTATTATTATGTTCCCCCTAGGTACCGGAGTGGTCAGGAGCCTGTCCAACACGCCCAACCTCCTGTCCCAGACCATCGACATACCGCTCTGCATTGAAGTGAACAGTACTATGAAGGACAGCATACCCGCAGCTAGGTAGGAAAAGTAATCGGTAGTCCCGAAGGTCTGTTTGAGTATTTCTGTGCCTATCTGGTCTATTACACTTTTAGGTATAGTGAGGCCGGGGATCGCTAGGGAAGTACCTGAGAATAAGCTCTGCAGGTTCATCGCCTTTCCGAACAGTGCTATCCAGAATATGGGCTGTATAATGGAGAGTAATAACACTACCGGTGCCTTGTACCACTTCTTAAGCTCCCTGTTGGTCAGGGTCCAGAGCCCGTGAGCGACGGAACTGTTTACCCTTTCCCTCTTCTGTATTTCCTCCACCATGTTTACCCCCTCGCTCTCCTTAATGTCCTCCTCATCATAAACGCCTCCTTAGAGTCCCCTTCTTCGTCCCTCATCTTCCTCCCCGTATATTCCATGTACACCTCGTCCATTGTGGGTTCAGTTATCGCCATCTTGGAGACCTTTATACCGTTCTTCAACAGCCCCTCCAAGATACGTGGTGCCATCTCTTCCCCTTCCTTCACCTTCACCCTCAGTTCCCCGTCTACCTTTTTGACGTCTAGTACGCCCTCAAGTCCTTGGAGTACCTTAACCGCCGCTTCGTCGTTAGTGGTCACTAACGTCACCACGTCACCGCCTATGCTCTCCTTTAATTCCTTAGGGCTACCTATAGCGAGGATCTTACCGTGGTCTATTATAGCTATCCTGTCGGCGTATTGGTCAGCCTCTTCTAAGTAGTGGGTAGTCACGAAGATGGTCATGTTATATTCCCTCTTGAGCTTCATGATGTAGTCCCATATGGCCTTCCTCGTCTGCGCGTCAAGCCCGACAGTGGGCTCGTCCAAGAAGAGGACTTTGGGCCTGCTGATAAGTGACATAGCTATTTCCAGCCTCCTCCTCATACCGCCTGAGTATGTCTCCACTTTCCTGTTCATAGCTTGTCCCAGTTCTACCATCTCCAGCAATTCCCTGGCCCTCTCCTTAGCTACTTCCCTGTCTATCCCGTACAGCCCGGCCATCATCATCATGTTCTCCCACCCGGTTAAGTCTTCGTCCGCGGTGTACTCTTGAGGGACTACGCCTATAGACCTCCTCACGTTTGCGGGGTCCTTCACCACATCGTAACCGTTCACTATAGCCGTCCCTTCTGTGGGCTTAAGGACGGTGGTCAGCATCTTTATAGTCGTCGACTTACCGGCCCCGTTAGGCCCTAAAAAGCCGAAAATCTCCCCTTCTTTGACCTCGAAGTTTATGTGGTCTACAGCTACGAACTTGCCGAACGTCTTGGTCAAGTTTACAGCCTTAATAGCTTCAACCACCCCTCACCACCTCCTCGATCTTTTTAAGGGCCTCAGTTATCCTTTCCTTATAGGGGGAGAGCTGTGACTTGTCTACTTCCCTGAAGAATGAGGAGAGCCCCTCTAACTCATCTACAGCGTCCGCTACGCTGTCCCTGTGCTTTAACGGGAGTATTTCCTCGATCTCCTTTACCCCTTTCTCAGTTATAGTGTACCTATCACCTACCCTCTTTATTACGCCCTCCTCCTCCATCTTTGCTAATAGCGGGTAGACAGACCCCGGTGACGGTTTCCAGAACCCCCACGTCATCTTATAAATGTCGTCAATTATGTCTATGCCCCTTTTAGGTGACTGGTAGAGTAACCACAATACCATCGACCTGAGCCTCCCTCTTTGTTTCGCTATAAGTTCACTCATAATATCGATATCGATAGGAAACTATTTAAAACTATCGAAACCGATAGTAAAGGAGTTTTGTAAGCGACATAGTCGAGGCTTTTATCTCGTCCGGTTTTTACCAGACTTCCCAGAAAACGAGACGGGTGCTATACCCAGACAGTAGGTAAAGGGCGATGGTGCCGTTAGTATAAGGATAAAAATTAGCTTTCTAGAGAATAAGGCTTAGCCCTTTAGTACGTGATGAGGTATAACTCCCCTCCCCCCATTATGAAGAACCGGGTGGTCTTCTAACTACTGGAAGGGAATTAAAAGTGAGGGAAGCAGGGGCCATGTGTTTATTGTACCAAATTCGGTTTGTGAACGGGCAGGCCATTTAAATGTTCAATCCGAATTTCCGTTTTAAAATCTTTAACTTAAAATAAGGGTCTGTAACATCTCGAATTGTAATTTCTGCACCGGTATAGGTTAAGACATGCCAATCCCCAACTTCTATGGTGTTTTGGTTATTATCGGTATCGCTTTCACTACTATTTACGTCTACTCGCCTAACGTTTGTAACGTCTATTTTGCCTACTTCATTCCACGTCACTACCAATTCTCCTATAATGGGTACAGGTGGCGTTCTTTTTAAAATAATAAATCCACCAACGATTCCATAAACGGCCATCAATATAACGATTATCGTTACTATGTGA belongs to Stygiolobus caldivivus and includes:
- a CDS encoding ATP-binding cassette domain-containing protein, which gives rise to MVEAIKAVNLTKTFGKFVAVDHINFEVKEGEIFGFLGPNGAGKSTTIKMLTTVLKPTEGTAIVNGYDVVKDPANVRRSIGVVPQEYTADEDLTGWENMMMMAGLYGIDREVAKERARELLEMVELGQAMNRKVETYSGGMRRRLEIAMSLISRPKVLFLDEPTVGLDAQTRKAIWDYIMKLKREYNMTIFVTTHYLEEADQYADRIAIIDHGKILAIGSPKELKESIGGDVVTLVTTNDEAAVKVLQGLEGVLDVKKVDGELRVKVKEGEEMAPRILEGLLKNGIKVSKMAITEPTMDEVYMEYTGRKMRDEEGDSKEAFMMRRTLRRARG
- a CDS encoding ABC transporter permease; its protein translation is MVEEIQKRERVNSSVAHGLWTLTNRELKKWYKAPVVLLLSIIQPIFWIALFGKAMNLQSLFSGTSLAIPGLTIPKSVIDQIGTEILKQTFGTTDYFSYLAAGMLSFIVLFTSMQSGMSMVWDRRLGVLDRLLTTPVPRGNIIISKVLSSVIRSLVQATIVLAVGVLLGMSFYPGINAMDFLGAYAGLFLMSFGLSSLFLMLAIRASSWQSQMAIMNLLNLPLLFTSNAFYPIKSMPFWLKPVAEVNPLTYSNAVVRGMLLGINTNLVLDFTYLVLFAVILSGIGIVLSWRYLSS
- a CDS encoding PadR family transcriptional regulator — encoded protein: MSELIAKQRGRLRSMVLWLLYQSPKRGIDIIDDIYKMTWGFWKPSPGSVYPLLAKMEEEGVIKRVGDRYTITEKGVKEIEEILPLKHRDSVADAVDELEGLSSFFREVDKSQLSPYKERITEALKKIEEVVRGG